The following coding sequences lie in one Metallumcola ferriviriculae genomic window:
- a CDS encoding AAA family ATPase, with product MDKRVIFAAAGSGKTTYIVNGLSDQRRSLIVTYTKGNYANMLKKICVKFDGKWPENITLMTYFSFLYGFCYRPFLSDKVKAKGLLYEANPNRYAKQDQPQYYLSKGRYLYSNRLSLLLEKAQILDDIKARIKTYFDEFIIDEVQDISGRDFSFLEQLMTTDVDMLFVGDFYQHTFDTSRDGNVNKSLYDDKAAYEAHFASKGCSIDNTTLKNSWRCSKNVCAYIRSNIGIDIYSNRPDTDNTSIEFVSDVDLIGRIFNDNQIIKLHYQNGSKAGISHKNWGETKGEDHYQDVCVLLNKTTASKRKSDKLSELPPSTKNKLYVAITRARSNVYLIDES from the coding sequence ATGGATAAACGAGTAATCTTTGCCGCAGCTGGTTCGGGAAAAACAACCTATATTGTAAATGGCTTGTCAGACCAAAGAAGGTCTCTCATCGTTACTTACACAAAAGGCAATTACGCGAACATGCTAAAAAAAATCTGTGTGAAGTTTGATGGAAAGTGGCCAGAAAATATTACTTTGATGACCTATTTCTCTTTTCTATATGGTTTCTGTTATAGGCCATTTTTGTCAGACAAGGTAAAAGCGAAGGGCCTTTTATACGAGGCTAACCCTAACAGGTATGCCAAACAAGATCAACCCCAATACTATTTAAGCAAAGGCAGATATTTATACAGTAATCGCTTGTCTTTATTGTTGGAAAAAGCCCAAATTTTAGATGATATCAAAGCGCGCATTAAGACATATTTTGATGAATTTATCATTGACGAGGTTCAGGATATCTCAGGTCGAGACTTTTCGTTTTTAGAGCAGCTCATGACCACAGACGTAGACATGCTATTTGTGGGCGATTTCTATCAGCATACATTTGATACCAGTAGGGATGGTAACGTTAACAAATCACTTTATGACGACAAGGCGGCATATGAAGCACATTTTGCTAGTAAAGGTTGTTCTATCGACAACACAACTCTTAAGAATAGTTGGCGTTGTAGCAAAAACGTATGTGCTTATATCCGTAGTAATATTGGTATCGATATATACTCAAATCGTCCTGACACGGACAATACCTCTATTGAATTCGTATCTGACGTTGATTTAATTGGAAGAATATTCAACGATAATCAAATAATTAAGCTGCACTATCAAAATGGTTCTAAAGCAGGTATTAGTCATAAGAACTGGGGTGAAACGAAGGGCGAAGATCATTATCAAGATGTATGCGTGTTGCTTAACAAAACTACTGCGAGTAAGCGTAAGTCTGATAAATTATCTGAACTTCCCCCGTCAACCAAAAACAAACTGTATGTTGCCATTACACGAGCCAGAAGCAATGTATACCTTATTGATGAGTCATAA
- a CDS encoding CHAT domain-containing protein — MALIDTYRNNMQRKRQEIVSLREKMAKESEKKTGINTKILSAKSAISRTKSELTIKSKLNEISRLEKSLSDIDKAIANLEKKIASKEKEYNTEAKKHKAEEEKQRKKQEQEDKQRQKVSERTFQKINQAIAAQQRQQSDMQNDIERLKAVPEKITVLFFATNPTNTSKLRLDEESRTIQEMIRKSEHRDSIFFESRWAVRPLDILQAINEVNPDVVHFSGHGASHGDLVLENTDGTAKFVTKEAITQTIMSSSDKIHLIFFNACFSYEQAQSVINYVDAAIGMTTSVGDAAACAFAAQFYSSLGFGFSVQKAFEQAKGVMMLEDPDECNTPELYVKDGVDVDTLFIVKPVEN, encoded by the coding sequence ATGGCTCTTATTGATACATACCGAAACAATATGCAACGCAAACGTCAAGAGATAGTTTCCTTACGTGAAAAAATGGCTAAAGAAAGTGAAAAAAAGACTGGTATTAATACTAAAATTCTGTCTGCAAAATCCGCTATTAGCCGAACAAAATCCGAGTTAACAATCAAGTCAAAACTTAACGAAATAAGTAGACTGGAAAAATCCTTGTCGGATATTGATAAGGCAATTGCTAATCTGGAAAAGAAAATTGCATCAAAAGAAAAAGAGTACAACACTGAGGCAAAGAAGCATAAAGCCGAGGAGGAAAAGCAGCGCAAAAAGCAGGAGCAGGAAGACAAGCAGCGCCAGAAGGTAAGTGAGCGTACTTTCCAGAAAATTAATCAAGCAATCGCTGCGCAGCAGAGACAGCAGTCTGATATGCAAAATGATATAGAACGGCTCAAAGCTGTTCCCGAAAAAATTACCGTGTTGTTCTTTGCCACCAACCCAACAAATACTAGCAAACTGCGTTTGGATGAAGAATCTCGAACGATACAGGAAATGATTCGCAAATCTGAGCACAGAGATTCTATCTTTTTTGAAAGCAGATGGGCTGTTCGGCCGCTGGATATTCTTCAAGCTATCAACGAGGTAAACCCTGATGTAGTCCATTTTAGCGGTCATGGGGCGTCTCATGGCGACCTTGTTTTGGAAAACACGGACGGTACAGCTAAATTTGTAACTAAAGAAGCCATCACACAAACAATTATGTCATCATCAGATAAAATTCACCTTATTTTCTTTAATGCTTGCTTTTCCTATGAACAGGCCCAATCTGTTATAAATTATGTGGATGCGGCTATTGGTATGACAACATCTGTAGGAGATGCAGCTGCTTGTGCTTTTGCGGCACAATTCTATTCATCCCTTGGCTTTGGCTTTTCGGTCCAAAAAGCATTTGAACAGGCTAAAGGCGTTATGATGCTTGAAGATCCAGATGAATGTAATACCCCTGAACTTTATGTAAAAGATGGTGTTGATGTCGATACACTTTTTATTGTAAAACCCGTCGAAAACTAA
- a CDS encoding DUF6789 family protein: MEDRIASGFIGGIIAGIAMNIIDWIGYSLGFYNERLLDWASIAIYGHLPITNYEVVFAQLGQIFFSGFAGILFSYMLLKLTSGNYLLKGWIFGILMWFGLYATSIALRLPTLTNHDFHTSLAHFISSTVYGLVLASVLNYLDKRKVLG; encoded by the coding sequence TTGGAAGATAGAATAGCCTCGGGATTTATTGGCGGAATTATAGCTGGAATAGCTATGAATATTATAGATTGGATAGGGTACAGTTTAGGGTTTTATAATGAACGATTATTAGATTGGGCATCAATTGCCATCTACGGGCATTTACCCATTACAAATTATGAAGTTGTTTTTGCGCAATTGGGCCAAATATTTTTTTCAGGTTTTGCTGGGATTTTATTTTCTTACATGCTGTTAAAACTTACAAGTGGAAACTATTTGCTTAAAGGGTGGATATTCGGTATATTGATGTGGTTTGGCTTGTATGCCACATCAATTGCATTAAGATTACCAACCCTAACAAACCATGATTTTCATACTTCATTAGCTCATTTCATTTCTAGTACTGTCTACGGATTAGTTTTAGCGTCTGTCCTAAACTATTTAGATAAAAGAAAAGTTTTAGGCTAA
- a CDS encoding ferritin-like domain-containing protein, with translation MELILRLKEFYLLELLQLKMYQSQLGSLQDEYLRAVYERMIQSERRHVTFYEQLLMEHQQKIPSIPGGVTSLVGMFLGEAADITSAKNRYKLGAAVENKAIEMYRALILETADRPDLQKGLWHNMIDEEFHLLWFKDNQKQATTLVKST, from the coding sequence ATGGAGCTCATTCTGAGGTTAAAGGAGTTCTATCTACTTGAACTACTACAGTTAAAAATGTATCAATCTCAATTGGGTTCACTACAAGATGAGTATCTCCGGGCTGTATATGAACGAATGATACAATCGGAGCGAAGACATGTAACCTTCTATGAGCAACTCTTGATGGAGCACCAACAGAAGATACCTTCTATACCAGGGGGAGTTACCTCTTTGGTAGGGATGTTTCTTGGAGAAGCGGCGGATATTACCTCCGCAAAAAATCGCTATAAGCTGGGTGCAGCAGTGGAGAATAAAGCAATTGAAATGTATAGAGCATTAATTCTCGAGACTGCAGATAGACCTGATTTGCAAAAAGGGTTGTGGCATAACATGATAGATGAAGAATTTCATTTGCTATGGTTTAAAGACAACCAGAAACAGGCTACCACGTTAGTTAAATCTACTTAA
- a CDS encoding ArsR/SmtB family transcription factor: MIERYQKVFKALGETTRLKILKLLSVESFCVCELAAALDMLQPRISQHLKILKEAGLVSERKDAYWTYYSVEKELINEVFQEFGTFLDNPLIETPGFQPVAERIATLEDNEEVKKSKSRLKR; this comes from the coding sequence ATGATAGAGCGGTATCAAAAGGTTTTTAAAGCGTTGGGGGAAACGACCAGGCTCAAAATTCTCAAGTTGTTATCCGTAGAATCTTTCTGCGTTTGCGAACTGGCGGCTGCCTTGGATATGCTGCAGCCGAGGATATCGCAGCATCTCAAGATATTAAAAGAAGCAGGACTGGTGAGTGAAAGAAAGGATGCTTACTGGACTTACTATTCCGTGGAAAAGGAACTTATTAATGAAGTCTTTCAGGAATTCGGTACATTTCTGGATAACCCATTGATTGAAACTCCCGGTTTTCAGCCGGTTGCGGAACGGATTGCTACTTTAGAGGATAATGAGGAAGTGAAAAAAAGTAAATCGAGACTCAAGCGCTAA
- a CDS encoding M23 family metallopeptidase yields the protein MSGSKKSWQKFLSGHYTLMLIPHSQESAYNIRVPALMIVIGLVILFIVGGYGYYFVSDYRAMKIEHIELQTLRLANEKQQRQLQGLKVQTAKLKEKLPQLNLLQQNVLKIIDRAEREKRGDILSRSSRRISRNDVTSRGKQPEDNVGEFAVSQWLSAAETWSQQYYDLQNNLQSLSTEFDNAATRLSDQKPQLVEAIDFLKAVPSGWPVEGRITSPYGNRRSPYSSRREFHSGLDIAVPYGTMVKATASGVVEFAGYQRVLGRMVKVKSQYGFTTVYGHNSKLLVKQGDVISQGDSIAKVGSTGRSTGPHVHYEVFVNGSRVDPTDYLGE from the coding sequence ATGTCTGGCAGTAAAAAAAGTTGGCAAAAGTTTTTATCGGGCCACTATACGCTTATGCTGATTCCGCATTCTCAGGAATCAGCCTATAATATCAGAGTACCCGCCTTGATGATTGTAATTGGCTTAGTAATCTTATTTATTGTTGGTGGGTACGGTTATTATTTCGTATCGGATTACCGGGCTATGAAAATCGAACATATTGAGCTGCAAACGCTGCGACTGGCAAATGAAAAGCAGCAGCGCCAACTCCAGGGGCTTAAGGTTCAAACAGCTAAGCTAAAAGAGAAACTGCCGCAGTTAAATTTGCTGCAGCAGAATGTCCTTAAAATTATTGACCGGGCAGAACGGGAAAAAAGAGGGGATATATTAAGTCGTTCCAGCAGGCGTATTTCTAGAAATGATGTCACTTCGCGTGGTAAACAGCCTGAAGATAATGTAGGTGAATTTGCAGTATCCCAATGGTTATCAGCGGCAGAGACTTGGAGTCAACAATACTACGACCTACAAAATAATCTCCAAAGCTTGTCCACTGAATTCGATAATGCTGCTACCCGCTTATCGGACCAAAAGCCTCAGTTAGTTGAAGCAATTGACTTTTTAAAAGCTGTACCAAGCGGGTGGCCGGTCGAAGGGAGAATAACCTCCCCCTATGGAAACCGGCGTTCTCCTTATTCCAGCCGAAGAGAATTTCACAGTGGACTGGATATAGCGGTTCCCTATGGTACTATGGTAAAGGCCACTGCGTCCGGTGTAGTTGAGTTTGCGGGATATCAGCGAGTACTGGGGAGAATGGTTAAGGTTAAAAGTCAGTATGGTTTCACCACTGTTTATGGCCACAATTCAAAATTACTTGTTAAGCAAGGTGATGTTATCAGCCAGGGAGATTCAATTGCTAAAGTGGGAAGTACCGGACGGTCTACCGGGCCGCATGTCCACTATGAAGTTTTTGTCAATGGCAGCAGGGTGGACCCCACGGATTATTTAGGAGAGTGA